From Echinicola jeungdonensis, the proteins below share one genomic window:
- a CDS encoding RagB/SusD family nutrient uptake outer membrane protein, with translation MKYNNIYILGILATFLLGACSEDFLEYEPKGVLSSDNVTTADNAEALVIAAYAGIGNDEMIGPITHQWVYGSVRSDDAYKGGGGRSDLDVIDRYEQYNLTIPDQGDFYAPRTWTNHYKAISRANFALSVINDIPDAEYPNKTIRQAELRFLRAHSHFMLKILFKKIPYITEDLDQDEIDQVSNDVPNDELWNMIADDFLFAFNNLPQAQEEVGRADRNAAAAYLAKLRLYQAYEQNENHQVVNINASRLEEVITYADEVTGSLEPDFGNNFLDGFDNGPESIWAVQFSINDGTIVSRVSFVTGLNSPHGTGLYGCCGFHLASQNMVNAFKTDANGLPQLDTFNDSDIFNTVEPDGTTPELSGVTVDPRIDHTVGIPGRPFKYRTTVNEEGDMIYNFSWARDPGVYGYFGNMKEQQAPDCSCYVKEGPFIGTSKNVDFIRYADVLLFKAEALIQLDRWDEALPIINQIRARAAASTQRPLAAGATDVYNVEPYASFPNKEFAWKALKFERRLEFAMEGHRFFDLVRWGEAEEVLNAYLDDEKTKRDFLSTAEFTAGRDEYYPIPQREIDFTGGLYVQNPGY, from the coding sequence ATGAAATACAATAATATATATATCCTAGGAATCCTGGCAACCTTTCTTTTGGGAGCATGTTCAGAAGACTTTTTGGAATATGAACCAAAAGGGGTATTGTCCAGTGATAATGTTACCACTGCCGATAATGCCGAAGCATTGGTGATTGCTGCTTATGCCGGCATCGGAAATGATGAAATGATCGGCCCGATTACACATCAATGGGTTTATGGAAGTGTAAGGTCCGATGATGCCTATAAAGGAGGTGGAGGCCGATCAGATTTGGATGTAATAGACCGTTACGAACAATACAATTTAACGATTCCCGATCAAGGGGATTTTTATGCTCCCAGAACCTGGACAAATCATTATAAAGCCATTTCCAGGGCCAACTTTGCTTTGAGTGTGATCAATGATATCCCTGATGCAGAATACCCCAACAAAACCATTCGTCAAGCTGAACTCAGGTTTTTGCGGGCTCATTCCCACTTTATGTTGAAGATTTTGTTCAAAAAGATTCCTTACATCACTGAGGATCTAGATCAGGATGAAATCGACCAGGTATCTAATGACGTTCCTAATGACGAATTGTGGAACATGATCGCAGATGATTTCCTTTTTGCTTTCAACAACCTTCCACAAGCACAGGAAGAAGTTGGGCGGGCAGACCGAAATGCAGCAGCAGCTTATCTGGCCAAACTTCGATTATACCAAGCTTATGAGCAGAATGAAAATCACCAAGTGGTCAACATCAATGCTTCCAGGTTGGAAGAGGTAATCACCTATGCAGATGAAGTAACCGGAAGTTTGGAACCGGACTTTGGTAACAACTTCCTGGATGGTTTTGACAATGGTCCTGAATCTATTTGGGCCGTGCAATTTTCCATCAATGACGGGACGATTGTCAGCCGGGTAAGCTTCGTCACAGGCTTAAACTCCCCTCATGGAACAGGGCTTTATGGCTGCTGTGGGTTCCACCTGGCCAGCCAAAACATGGTCAATGCATTCAAAACTGATGCTAACGGCCTTCCTCAGTTGGACACCTTTAATGATTCGGATATCTTCAATACCGTTGAACCCGATGGAACTACTCCAGAACTTTCAGGTGTAACCGTAGATCCTAGAATTGACCATACTGTTGGAATTCCTGGCAGACCTTTCAAATACAGAACAACAGTCAATGAAGAAGGAGACATGATCTATAACTTCAGTTGGGCAAGGGACCCCGGAGTTTATGGATATTTCGGAAATATGAAAGAACAACAAGCCCCTGACTGTTCCTGCTATGTAAAAGAAGGTCCCTTTATCGGAACCTCCAAAAATGTGGATTTCATCCGTTATGCCGATGTACTCCTTTTCAAAGCGGAAGCTTTGATACAGTTGGACCGCTGGGATGAGGCACTACCTATAATCAACCAAATCAGAGCACGTGCCGCGGCAAGTACACAAAGACCATTGGCTGCAGGAGCTACAGATGTCTATAATGTGGAACCATATGCTTCTTTCCCCAACAAGGAATTTGCCTGGAAAGCGCTCAAGTTTGAAAGAAGGTTGGAATTTGCAATGGAAGGCCACCGATTCTTTGACCTGGTGAGATGGGGTGAAGCCGAAGAGGTGCTCAATGCTTATCTGGATGATGAAAAAACCAAAAGGGACTTCTTATCCACCGCAGAATTTACCGCAGGCAGGGATGAGTATTATCCTATCCCCCAAAGAGAGATTGACTTTACCGGTGGGTTATATGTTCAAAACCCAGGTTACTAA
- a CDS encoding sugar porter family MFS transporter produces the protein MNKVTLYYPLIVSLSGFLFGFDTVVISGANLPLKNLWGTSEWFHGFVIMSVALWGTVLGAIFGGIPCNRFGRKNTLFWIGVLFLISALGTALATDPYVFSFYRFIGGLAIGASSIAAPTYLSEISQNHHRGKTVILFQINIVIGILAAYTSNYFLQGFGGNNDWRWMLGAEVVPALIYLGLILNIPKSPRWLVLYQHKDEAAHKILKRLYSETEANHILTSIQKDQFESATMRLFSQQNQFALILAFLIAIFNQLSGINFILYYAPEIIEKAGFITKESLLGTVFIGFTNLVCTLLGMYLIDLVGRKQLMLIGSLGYIFSLSLISFGFYTDINPMYKLMSILLFIASHGIGQGAVIWVFISEIFPTKVRALGQSFGSGVHWSMAALITLFGAVLIENLAPWQIFMIFNGFMVLQLLFVIFIMPETKGLSLEKLQKRWHVDKPIKN, from the coding sequence ATGAACAAAGTAACCTTATATTACCCTCTAATCGTTTCCCTATCCGGGTTTCTTTTTGGGTTTGACACCGTGGTCATCTCTGGTGCCAATCTGCCATTGAAAAATCTTTGGGGAACTTCCGAATGGTTTCATGGTTTCGTTATTATGTCCGTAGCCCTTTGGGGAACTGTTTTGGGCGCCATTTTTGGTGGAATTCCCTGTAACCGATTTGGAAGAAAAAACACTTTATTTTGGATTGGGGTCCTATTTTTAATTTCAGCTTTGGGTACCGCTTTGGCCACAGACCCTTATGTATTTTCTTTTTATCGTTTTATTGGCGGACTGGCTATTGGAGCTTCCTCCATTGCTGCTCCCACTTACCTTTCTGAAATATCCCAAAACCACCACCGGGGTAAAACTGTCATTTTATTCCAAATCAATATTGTCATTGGCATCCTCGCTGCCTATACCTCCAATTATTTTCTCCAAGGGTTTGGGGGAAATAATGATTGGCGATGGATGTTGGGAGCGGAAGTGGTCCCCGCACTGATTTATTTAGGTCTGATCCTAAATATCCCTAAAAGCCCCCGCTGGCTGGTACTTTATCAACACAAGGATGAAGCAGCACATAAGATCCTTAAAAGGTTGTATTCAGAAACTGAAGCCAACCATATCCTGACCTCCATTCAAAAGGATCAGTTTGAATCAGCAACCATGCGATTGTTTTCACAGCAAAATCAGTTTGCCTTGATTTTGGCCTTTCTCATAGCCATTTTCAACCAACTTTCAGGGATTAACTTCATCCTATATTATGCCCCTGAAATAATAGAAAAAGCAGGCTTCATCACCAAGGAATCCTTATTGGGGACAGTATTTATCGGATTCACCAACTTGGTATGTACACTTCTGGGCATGTACCTTATAGATCTTGTGGGAAGGAAACAATTAATGCTAATCGGATCTCTGGGTTATATATTCAGTTTAAGCCTGATTTCTTTTGGGTTCTATACCGATATCAATCCTATGTATAAGCTGATGTCTATCCTCCTATTTATTGCCTCCCACGGGATTGGCCAAGGAGCTGTGATTTGGGTATTTATTTCTGAAATATTTCCCACCAAAGTTAGGGCTTTGGGACAATCATTTGGTTCTGGGGTGCATTGGAGCATGGCCGCATTGATCACCCTGTTTGGGGCGGTGCTGATCGAAAACCTGGCACCTTGGCAAATATTTATGATTTTTAATGGCTTTATGGTGCTGCAACTCCTATTTGTGATCTTCATCATGCCTGAAACCAAAGGCCTAAGCCTGGAAAAACTACAAAAAAGATGGCATGTCGATAAACCTATAAAAAATTAA
- a CDS encoding substrate-binding domain-containing protein, with translation MKKQAWLLIFLLGFLFACQQQEDNQFKIGFSQCVSNDAWRRAMHEEMQKELSFYPNFELQIKDAKGNNEQQIKQIQELVDEGIDLLIVSPNESDPITPIVEKVFESGIPVIVVDRRITSNLYSAYIGGNNYEVGLTAGQYIKNLLNEKGNLLEIWGLRGSSPAIERHRGLLDALQGTEIQIVDQINGEWEKDTAKNRLKNYLLEDQIPEFDLVFGHNDVMTIGAHEVFKSLSLLPKKFIGVDALPGPYGGIQAVHDGILDATFFYPTGGDKAIELAQKILKGEPYQKENILQTAVLDSTNIRIMKQQTDKIIAQQEDIARQKERIDVQMEIYKNQRIFLFGFGLTLFVAIISLAYVFKSLRDKQEINEELREKNKQIMDQKDQVLQLSKKAEKATQQKFEFFTNISHEFRTPLTLIQAPVDELLQSKEAAPFKSDLMLIRKNTVRLLRLVNQLMDFRKLDHGKMKVNAQELDIIPFLEEILSAFRKTAKSHQINLKLLTEDRTLRLWFDPLMLDKVMFNLLSNAFKFTPDKGSIIVKVEEDKLHNQVKIIVEDSGSGMSPEQAKHIFDRFYQGESNNQMGTGLGLSLSKELIRLHHGKLLVNSEMGTGTQFEIQLKIGKSHFEKKELEEHPNYQYYPTEQLTFFNDNEEKEVTDPGIDKNPKPQTVLIIEDETEIREYLAKKLGKHYNILEAESAEIGLSKAMDQVPDLITCDLMLQNKDGFQIIESLKNDLRTSHIPIIVITAKSSLEEKIKGIKLGVDDYITKPFSFSLVLERVKMLLVSRQKLREHYVHELPVEKNGTPTATPDKKFISDFTSIVEENIANPQFGVNDICVAIGLSRGQLYRKVKALLGYSINDYISKVRLKKAKHLLMTENTAIADIAFQVGYTTSAYFSTAFKNHFGNTPSEFREKHQDR, from the coding sequence ATGAAAAAGCAAGCTTGGCTGTTAATTTTCTTATTAGGATTCCTATTTGCATGCCAACAACAAGAAGACAATCAATTTAAAATAGGATTTTCCCAATGCGTAAGTAATGATGCCTGGAGAAGGGCAATGCATGAGGAAATGCAGAAGGAACTTTCCTTTTACCCTAACTTTGAGCTCCAAATCAAGGATGCCAAAGGCAACAATGAGCAACAGATAAAGCAAATACAGGAATTGGTCGATGAAGGGATTGACCTTCTTATCGTCTCCCCGAATGAATCCGATCCTATCACCCCAATCGTTGAAAAAGTTTTTGAAAGTGGGATTCCTGTCATTGTGGTGGATAGAAGAATTACTTCCAACCTCTATTCAGCTTATATCGGGGGAAATAATTATGAAGTAGGATTAACGGCAGGACAATACATCAAAAACCTGCTAAACGAAAAAGGTAACTTACTTGAAATATGGGGATTGAGAGGAAGTTCACCTGCCATCGAAAGGCACCGGGGTTTATTGGATGCCTTACAGGGCACCGAAATCCAGATTGTTGATCAGATCAATGGGGAATGGGAAAAAGACACTGCCAAAAACCGGTTAAAGAATTACCTTCTGGAAGATCAAATCCCTGAATTTGATCTTGTTTTTGGGCATAATGATGTCATGACAATTGGGGCCCATGAAGTATTTAAAAGCCTTTCCCTGCTTCCAAAAAAGTTTATTGGGGTGGATGCTCTTCCAGGTCCTTACGGAGGTATCCAGGCAGTTCATGACGGCATTCTAGACGCCACCTTTTTCTACCCTACCGGAGGGGACAAAGCCATCGAATTGGCGCAAAAAATCCTGAAAGGGGAACCTTATCAAAAAGAAAACATCCTTCAAACGGCTGTTTTGGATTCAACCAATATCAGGATCATGAAACAGCAAACCGATAAAATTATTGCCCAACAGGAGGATATTGCAAGGCAAAAAGAGCGGATTGATGTCCAAATGGAAATTTATAAAAACCAACGAATTTTCCTTTTTGGCTTTGGCCTAACCCTTTTTGTGGCTATTATTTCTTTGGCTTATGTATTTAAATCCCTTAGGGACAAACAGGAAATCAACGAAGAATTACGGGAAAAGAATAAACAGATCATGGATCAAAAAGATCAGGTCCTACAATTGTCCAAAAAAGCCGAAAAGGCTACCCAGCAAAAATTTGAATTCTTTACTAATATTTCCCATGAATTCAGAACCCCACTGACCTTAATCCAAGCTCCTGTAGATGAACTCCTGCAATCTAAAGAAGCTGCTCCCTTTAAAAGTGATTTAATGCTGATCCGGAAAAATACGGTCAGGCTGCTCCGACTAGTAAACCAGTTGATGGATTTCCGGAAGTTGGACCATGGAAAGATGAAGGTAAATGCTCAGGAACTAGACATTATTCCTTTTTTGGAGGAAATCCTCTCTGCCTTCCGGAAAACTGCCAAGAGCCATCAAATCAACCTTAAATTATTGACCGAAGACCGGACACTCCGCCTTTGGTTTGACCCTTTGATGCTGGATAAAGTCATGTTTAACCTCTTGTCCAATGCTTTTAAATTCACCCCGGACAAAGGTTCAATAATTGTAAAAGTTGAGGAGGACAAGCTCCATAACCAAGTAAAAATTATAGTAGAAGATTCTGGTAGCGGAATGTCACCTGAGCAGGCCAAACATATTTTTGACCGGTTTTACCAAGGCGAATCCAATAATCAAATGGGAACCGGACTAGGGCTTTCCCTTTCCAAAGAACTCATTCGCCTCCACCATGGAAAGTTACTGGTAAATAGTGAAATGGGAACAGGTACCCAATTTGAAATCCAACTTAAAATTGGAAAGTCCCATTTTGAGAAAAAAGAATTGGAAGAGCATCCCAATTATCAATATTATCCCACTGAGCAACTTACCTTTTTTAACGATAATGAAGAGAAAGAAGTCACTGACCCTGGCATAGATAAAAATCCAAAGCCTCAAACCGTCCTGATCATAGAGGATGAAACTGAAATTCGGGAATACCTTGCCAAAAAACTAGGGAAACATTATAATATCCTGGAGGCGGAAAGTGCTGAAATTGGCCTTTCCAAAGCAATGGATCAGGTACCCGACTTGATTACATGTGACCTAATGCTCCAAAATAAAGATGGTTTTCAGATCATTGAATCCCTCAAAAATGATTTGCGGACCTCCCATATTCCCATAATTGTCATCACCGCAAAAAGCTCCTTAGAGGAAAAAATTAAAGGCATCAAACTGGGTGTGGACGATTATATCACCAAACCTTTCAGTTTTTCCCTTGTCCTGGAAAGGGTAAAAATGCTTTTGGTCAGTAGACAAAAATTAAGGGAACACTATGTCCATGAGCTTCCTGTAGAAAAAAATGGCACCCCTACTGCCACACCGGACAAGAAGTTTATCAGTGATTTCACCTCCATTGTGGAAGAAAATATTGCCAACCCCCAATTTGGTGTCAATGACATTTGTGTTGCCATTGGTCTTTCCAGGGGCCAGCTTTACAGGAAGGTTAAAGCTTTGCTAGGTTACAGCATCAACGATTACATTAGTAAGGTCCGTTTAAAGAAAGCGAAGCATTTATTAATGACAGAAAATACCGCCATTGCAGACATTGCCTTCCAGGTGGGCTACACTACTTCTGCCTATTTTTCCACCGCGTTTAAAAACCATTTTGGAAACACCCCTTCTGAGTTCAGGGAAAAGCATCAGGATAGGTAA
- a CDS encoding glycoside hydrolase family 32 protein — protein MKKFTQIILPFFFLLQFACAQEKKNESMEEISPAPFSEKFRPQYHFTPPSQWMNDPNGMVYLDGEYHLFYQHYPDSNVWGPMHWGHAVSTDMVNWEHLPIALYPDSLGTIFSGSAVIDHNNTSGLGEEGKGPMVAIFTYDHETIGQTQGIAYSNDKGRTWSKFEGNPVLDNPGIPDFRDPKVSWFETGEGEGKWIMTLAVKDKISFYSSPDLINWSHESDFNPDWASYGGVWECPDLFALKTPSGEEKWVLIVSINPGGPNGGSATQYFIGNFDGSSYTADGQEIKWIDYGTDNYAGVTWSNIPEEDGRRLFIGWMSNWDYATIVPTYEWRSAMTLPRKLELFENNGEMLMASRPVQELQNLRTTSENIESNSVELSHKLYELELGKEAGQTASLTLSNAKGDQVVLRIEEDQIVLDRSKSGDLSFYEGFGKVQTAPIDGIQITDLSVYVDRSSVEFFFNNGERVMTAIIFPGNSLTKVDLEGFGSQNKVHYLESIWAQ, from the coding sequence ATGAAAAAATTTACCCAAATCATTTTGCCTTTTTTTTTCCTCCTTCAATTTGCATGTGCACAGGAAAAGAAAAATGAAAGCATGGAAGAAATTTCCCCTGCACCCTTTTCTGAAAAATTCCGTCCCCAATACCATTTTACCCCTCCATCCCAATGGATGAACGATCCCAACGGAATGGTTTACCTGGATGGGGAGTATCATTTATTCTACCAGCATTATCCGGACAGCAATGTTTGGGGGCCCATGCACTGGGGCCATGCCGTGTCTACCGATATGGTTAATTGGGAACACCTTCCCATAGCCCTTTACCCAGATAGCCTGGGCACCATATTCTCGGGAAGTGCCGTAATTGACCATAACAACACAAGTGGTTTAGGTGAAGAAGGAAAAGGGCCAATGGTCGCCATCTTCACCTACGACCATGAAACCATTGGTCAAACACAAGGGATCGCCTATAGTAATGATAAAGGAAGAACCTGGTCAAAATTTGAAGGAAATCCTGTCTTAGATAATCCCGGGATTCCTGATTTCAGGGACCCCAAAGTGAGTTGGTTTGAAACCGGAGAAGGGGAAGGAAAATGGATCATGACCTTAGCGGTCAAAGACAAAATCAGCTTCTACTCCTCCCCTGACCTGATCAACTGGTCCCATGAAAGTGATTTTAACCCGGATTGGGCAAGTTATGGGGGAGTTTGGGAATGCCCTGACCTCTTTGCCCTAAAAACACCCAGTGGAGAGGAAAAATGGGTTTTGATCGTCAGCATCAACCCAGGAGGTCCCAATGGAGGATCAGCCACCCAGTATTTTATTGGAAATTTTGACGGGTCCTCTTATACAGCGGATGGCCAGGAAATCAAATGGATAGATTATGGAACGGACAATTATGCAGGGGTAACCTGGTCCAACATACCTGAGGAAGATGGAAGAAGGTTATTTATCGGTTGGATGAGCAACTGGGACTATGCCACAATAGTGCCCACTTACGAATGGAGATCTGCTATGACCCTTCCCCGGAAATTGGAACTATTTGAAAATAATGGTGAAATGTTGATGGCTTCCCGTCCCGTTCAGGAGCTGCAGAACTTAAGGACTACCTCAGAAAATATAGAGAGCAACTCTGTGGAATTATCCCATAAGCTATACGAATTGGAACTTGGTAAAGAAGCCGGGCAAACAGCATCACTGACTCTCAGCAATGCAAAGGGGGATCAGGTAGTCCTTCGAATTGAAGAAGATCAAATTGTATTGGACAGAAGTAAGTCCGGTGATTTAAGCTTTTATGAGGGTTTTGGAAAGGTTCAAACAGCCCCAATTGATGGAATTCAAATCACTGACCTTAGTGTTTATGTGGATCGTTCCTCTGTTGAATTCTTTTTCAATAATGGGGAAAGGGTGATGACAGCCATCATTTTCCCGGGAAATTCTCTGACAAAAGTGGACTTGGAAGGGTTTGGTTCCCAAAACAAGGTACATTATCTGGAGTCCATTTGGGCTCAATAA
- a CDS encoding SusC/RagA family TonB-linked outer membrane protein produces MKRICHHLLLAVLFMPLMVMAQERTITGTVFDAATDQTLPGVSILVKGTNEGTTTDIEGKYSIEASGEDQLVFSFIGYQPVTEIVGNRSVIDVTLEEDVSELETVVVVGYGSQRKADMTGAIVAVDLDPIEGQSRSSGNPMQALQGRVPGLYVEKSGDPSGSSSRVLIRGATTLGNNDPLYVIDGVPTKRQEVFASLNPDAIESIQVLKDASAASVYGSRAANGVIVVTTKSKAGGGERLSINFNSNVSVLTEKPQRYDMLNAQQRGEVLWRASVNDGADPAGGYGEIYDFDWNMDFDNPVLNSVTVQPFVGGNPDVPAGDTDWQDATYETGYVFNNELTISTNTEKSSLMVNLGHLKNTGVLKYTDFERYTARLNANTYLFNDKLKFGINTQFSSSNETLASIDVGSAPTPSLAITLAPTIPVYDSNGEFAGPLGSGYSDRNNPVLMQYLNRWDNTRKNNFYGNVFAELNILENLTFKTSLGLDFSDFARKDIEPRVNNGFITRSNNRLIWDTNKFTSLVFSNTLNYKLEAGENRFEFLLGVESIKDDFNSILSMADGFAVETESYFVLDAASGARTTNGSSTGNRLLSQFGKINYGFGDKYLASFTLRRDGSSRFGSNNRYGIFPAATAGWRISQEDFLKGNEFISDLKLRAGYGEVGNQEIGDLARFGLYESRYGANQAQITGGFFEIYYNVGTAYDINGNNTGNLPSGFVSIQAENPDLKWETTKEWNFGLDFSLLDYALTGSFDYFTRETSDILTTPPIASVIGEGQQRVLNGATTKTRGWELALNYSRTLDNGLTFGINTNFGSFMDEITELPEEVRAAFPGTAQNSIIGHSQFSIFGYRSDGLFQSQEDVDNSPDQVGARPGGIKFQDLNNDGVIDSDDRDFIGTTLPDLEYGIGINLNYKSFDFSVFGSGVTGRIGQDPYIFWNNFVQGRENAGLGVLDAWTPQNTDTDIPSLSLAFNDQRVSDYLYRNNSYFKVRNLQFGYSLPEELISRWGGMTKLRVYFQGENLFWFTPKDYIGSDPERTNVDRIPVPSVYSLGVNVNF; encoded by the coding sequence ATGAAAAGAATTTGTCACCATTTACTCTTAGCGGTGCTGTTTATGCCATTGATGGTAATGGCACAGGAAAGAACCATAACAGGAACCGTTTTTGATGCGGCAACCGACCAAACGCTTCCAGGAGTTTCCATCCTTGTCAAAGGAACCAATGAAGGTACCACAACAGACATTGAAGGAAAGTATTCTATTGAAGCTTCCGGAGAGGACCAACTTGTGTTTTCATTTATCGGTTACCAACCGGTCACCGAAATCGTAGGTAACAGAAGCGTGATTGATGTTACCCTGGAAGAAGATGTTTCAGAACTAGAAACCGTCGTGGTGGTGGGATATGGCAGCCAAAGAAAAGCTGACATGACCGGAGCCATAGTTGCGGTAGACCTTGACCCAATTGAAGGACAAAGCCGAAGTTCAGGTAACCCTATGCAAGCCCTCCAAGGCCGTGTACCCGGGCTATATGTGGAGAAATCCGGAGATCCTTCCGGATCCAGCAGCCGGGTATTGATCCGGGGTGCGACTACTTTGGGAAACAATGATCCATTATATGTCATCGACGGTGTGCCTACCAAAAGACAAGAGGTATTTGCCAGTCTAAATCCTGATGCCATTGAGTCCATTCAGGTCTTAAAGGATGCTTCTGCAGCCTCTGTGTATGGATCTAGGGCAGCCAATGGAGTAATCGTAGTCACCACAAAAAGTAAAGCTGGAGGCGGAGAACGGCTGAGCATCAACTTCAATTCCAATGTATCGGTATTGACAGAAAAACCTCAACGGTATGATATGCTCAATGCCCAGCAACGAGGAGAAGTCCTTTGGAGAGCTTCTGTCAATGATGGCGCTGATCCAGCTGGTGGATATGGAGAGATTTACGACTTTGACTGGAACATGGATTTTGACAATCCTGTCCTCAACAGTGTTACCGTTCAGCCATTTGTAGGCGGAAATCCAGATGTACCTGCCGGGGATACTGATTGGCAGGATGCCACCTATGAGACAGGTTATGTTTTCAATAATGAACTGACCATCTCTACCAACACAGAAAAATCTTCCCTGATGGTGAATTTGGGGCACCTGAAAAATACCGGTGTTTTAAAATATACCGATTTTGAAAGATATACCGCCCGGTTAAATGCCAACACTTATTTGTTCAATGATAAATTAAAGTTTGGCATCAATACCCAATTTTCCTCTTCCAATGAAACTTTGGCCTCTATTGATGTGGGTAGTGCTCCTACCCCTTCCCTGGCTATTACCTTGGCTCCTACCATTCCTGTATATGACAGTAATGGAGAATTTGCAGGACCTTTGGGATCCGGATATTCGGACCGGAACAACCCTGTTTTGATGCAATATCTGAACCGATGGGACAATACCCGGAAAAACAATTTCTACGGTAATGTATTTGCCGAATTGAATATCCTGGAAAATCTGACCTTTAAAACCAGTTTAGGCCTTGATTTCAGTGATTTTGCCAGAAAAGACATTGAGCCCAGAGTAAACAATGGCTTTATCACCAGAAGCAACAACCGCTTGATTTGGGATACCAATAAATTCACCAGTTTGGTATTTTCCAATACCTTAAACTATAAATTGGAGGCGGGCGAAAATCGCTTTGAATTTTTATTGGGGGTAGAATCCATCAAAGACGATTTTAACAGTATCTTGTCCATGGCAGATGGATTTGCAGTGGAAACGGAATCTTATTTTGTACTGGATGCCGCATCCGGGGCCAGAACAACCAATGGTTCCTCCACCGGAAATAGATTACTTTCCCAATTTGGAAAAATTAATTATGGGTTTGGAGACAAATACCTTGCATCCTTCACCTTGAGAAGGGACGGGTCCTCCAGGTTTGGTAGCAACAACCGGTATGGGATATTCCCAGCAGCCACCGCAGGTTGGAGGATCAGCCAGGAGGACTTTCTGAAAGGCAATGAGTTTATTTCCGACCTGAAACTCCGGGCAGGATATGGTGAAGTGGGTAACCAGGAAATTGGGGATTTGGCCAGGTTTGGATTATATGAATCCCGCTATGGCGCCAACCAGGCTCAAATTACAGGGGGATTCTTTGAGATCTACTACAATGTGGGTACTGCCTATGATATTAACGGAAACAACACGGGAAATTTACCTTCAGGATTCGTTTCCATCCAAGCCGAAAATCCTGACCTGAAGTGGGAAACTACCAAGGAATGGAACTTTGGGTTAGATTTTAGCCTGCTCGATTATGCTTTGACCGGTTCCTTTGATTATTTCACCCGGGAAACCAGCGATATCCTAACCACTCCTCCGATTGCCTCTGTAATTGGGGAAGGTCAGCAAAGGGTATTGAATGGTGCCACCACCAAAACCCGGGGTTGGGAATTGGCATTAAATTATTCCAGGACCTTGGATAATGGCCTCACTTTCGGTATAAACACTAATTTCGGTTCCTTTATGGATGAAATCACCGAACTGCCAGAAGAGGTAAGAGCAGCCTTCCCAGGTACTGCCCAAAATTCCATCATCGGCCATTCCCAATTCTCTATTTTTGGGTACAGATCTGATGGTTTGTTCCAAAGCCAGGAAGATGTAGACAACAGTCCTGATCAGGTAGGTGCCAGGCCAGGAGGTATAAAATTTCAGGATTTGAACAATGATGGAGTAATCGACTCCGATGACCGGGATTTTATAGGCACCACCCTCCCCGATTTGGAATATGGTATCGGAATCAACCTGAATTATAAATCCTTTGACTTTTCTGTATTTGGTTCAGGTGTTACCGGTAGAATCGGCCAGGACCCTTACATTTTCTGGAACAACTTTGTTCAAGGCCGGGAAAATGCCGGTTTGGGTGTACTAGATGCCTGGACGCCCCAAAATACCGATACGGACATCCCTTCCCTATCCCTTGCATTTAACGACCAAAGGGTTTCGGATTACCTTTACAGAAACAACTCCTATTTCAAAGTTAGAAATTTACAATTTGGATATTCCCTTCCTGAGGAACTGATCAGCCGTTGGGGTGGAATGACCAAGTTGCGGGTTTATTTCCAAGGGGAAAATCTGTTTTGGTTTACTCCAAAGGACTATATAGGATCTGATCCTGAACGGACTAATGTGGATAGAATACCTGTCCCCAGTGTGTATTCTTTGGGCGTTAATGTAAACTTCTAA